The genomic stretch CTTTACACCCTGGCCAGGCTGCAGCTCATATCTTGTAATTGTGGGTCCAACACTTACTTCTGTCACCTGAGCTTCAATGCCAAAGTTTTTTAATGTCTCTTCAAGCTTTCTTATGTTTTCATTTATATCTTTTCTTGAAACCTGCAAGTTATCATTTGGCTTTTTAAGATAATCAACGGGAGGATAAAGATACTGCTCGCTTGAAGGTAAAAAAATTTTTTTATCTGCAGTTTTGTCATTTCTTCTTCCCTTTTTAGACGATTTTACAGGAACTTCTTCACTTTTTTTTTCTTCAGTTTTAGTATCAAAATTAAAATTGTAAAAACCATTAGTTTCAAGTTTTATATTCTCTTCTTCAGTAATCTCTTCTTCCCTTTTCACATCTTGCTGAGTATCCTTAGGTTTCTTTTTTTTCAATAAACCTCTTATAGAAAAACTGAAAACAATCATGCTCATGATTATAAGCGTAGAAAAACAAATAATTAGCGTGCCTGTAAAACCAAATAACGATACAAAAGGGTATGTAATGGCAGAACCAAAAACACCAAATCCCTTGAAGTTCAAGCCATCAAAGTATGCATCTTTTAAAAACTTTATAAATGAATCATAAGGTTTTATGTTTGCTTGAATAAAGGTGGTAAAAATCATAAATATAAGAAGTATATAGGTAAATACAATTATATCCCTTTTGTCAAATACTCTTGGTCTTCTTAAAATTGAATCAAGTGATACATAGAGCATGAAAGCAAGAATTAAGAAAACACCTACTCCAAAACATCCCAGCAAGGTCTTCTTAACAAAATCGCCAACTATTCCAACTTTATCTGTTGCAACTGAAAAAACAAAAATTAGAAAAACAAAAAATAAAAAAGTCCCATACACTTCGGCATTTAACCTGTCAAAAACCTCTTTTTTTATCTTATATCTCTTCTTTTTTGATACTGCCTTTGCTCTCATAAATCCCTTCACTTCTTCTCTCGCATTTTCTAAGAATATTATAGCCTTTTTCCAAAAAAATAAAACCCCCAAAAATATTCTTTTGCGGGGGCTCAATCACTTTTTTGCACCAGGACAAAGCAAAAGCGGCTGAATTTGCCTGCCAGAAAGTGCTTCAATTATTGTGGGAATGAGAAGAGTGTATTCTGCAACAAGTGAATTTGGCTTTGCCAAAGGGTCATCCTGCCTAAATGGGACAAAGTAGATATTTTTTGTGTTAAGAAGTGTAGCAATATTCTTGCAGTTAAGACCAAGTGCATCGTTTGTAGATATCGCAACAACCACCGGTCTTTGATTTCTAAGGTGGGCTTTTGCGCACATAACAGGAGTTTCATCAACAATTCCATTTGCAAACTTGGCGATAAAGTTCCCTGTTGCAGGTGCAACAACCATCACATCAAATAGTTTTTTAGGTCCCACAGGTTCTGCTTCTACAATATTTGTTATTGGCGGATTCCCACAAATAGAAACTATTCTCTTCACAAATTCTTCCGCTTTTCCATAGCGTGTATCGGTTGTCTGTACTTTTTCACTGAATATTGGTGTTATGATTGCACCTTGTTTTTTGAGTTCTTCAATTACAGGTATTATTTGGTCAAATGTACAGAACGACCCTGTAATAGCAAACCCAATTTTCAAATTGTTCAAGTCCACTCTATCACCCCCAGATTTCTTCCAGCAAACTCAACAGCACCTCAGATATATATTTGGCAGCTGTAACTGGTGCCACCTTGCCAGGAAGAGAAAGCGCATGTACCACTTCAATACCCTTTTCCCTTGCATATTCAAAGTCTACTCCACCCGGTTTTGAAGCAAGGTCAATTACAAGAGTATCGGCTCTTATCCTATCTATCACTCCTTTTGTAACAACCACAGCAGGAATGGTATTAATAATCAAATCCATTTTATTTACATACTCTGCTATATCACACAGGCGGACCGGTAGAAAACCAAATGCTTTGCACCATGTCAAATCTGAGCTTTTTCTTGAAGCCACATATATATTTGCTTCAAATCCTCTCAAGACCTTAGTAAGGACTTTGCCTATTCTTCCATATCCAAGTATTAAGATATTCGAGGAGTGAAGGGTAATCGGCATCTTCTCAATTGCAATCATCAAACATCCTTCAACAGTAGGTATTGCGTTCAGAATTGCAAGCTCTTCTTTCTCATAAAGGTCAAAAAATTTTACACTTTTTTCCCTGCAAAGATTTTTCACACTTTCAGGAATTACACTTGCAATGAGCACAATCTCTTTGCCAGACAGTTTTTCTATTAAACTTTGTATCTCTATTGAATGCTGTGAAAGAGGTGCAAATATATGCTTTCCATCCTGTGTGAAGGGAATTGGTCCTATTAATACCTTTGATTTTTCAATAATTTCATCTAAACTTTTTGCAAAGTTTATATTTGGGCTACTCAGCACTTTGCTTTTATCAGTTGCCCAGAGCAAAATATCAAATCCTTTATCAGCCAAGCTTTCCGCTAAAATCAAAATCCTTTGGTCCCCACCAATAACACCTATATGTTTTTCCATCATTATCCCTCTTTTTTTGTTCTTGCTGCAAAGCTAATATAATCTATGTATTAATTTCAAAAAAGGTGCTTGGACAAAAAAATAAAAGCCACTTTTAGTGGCTTTCTATCTCTCTCAATCTTTTTTTAAAATGCATCTTTGATAAGATTTATTTTAGTTACATTATTTTTGCCATCTATAAATATCTCCACAACATCAAATCTGTACAAATACTTATCTTGCGAAAGATGGTATGCAATGAAATACTCAGCAACCTTTTTTATGTGAAGCTGTTTTTTAAAGTTGACAGATTCTGAAGGCAAACCAAATTTCAAGCTCTTCCTTGTTTTTACCTCAACAAATACAATTGTCTTGCCTTCTTTTGCTATTATGTCAATTTCGCCAAGCCTGCATCGAAAGTTGGTTCTCAAAATCTCATATCCCTGTTTCTTTAAAAAATCAACCGCCAAATCCTCACCAAATCTTCCCACCTGTTTTAAATTCATTTTTTTACTTTGCTCCATTCTTACTAATTTTATCAAGATACCCAATGAAAACTAATATCTGCGCAATAACCTCATACAAGTCTTCCGGAATATACTCCTGAAGCTCTAAATTAAATAGCTTTTCTGCCACCTTTTGGTCTTCATATACAGGAATATCTTCTTGTTTTGCTTTCTCTATAATCCTTTCGGCAACATAACCTTTTCCTTTTGCAATGATTTTTGGTGCTATATCTTCAAGGTCATACTTTATAGCCACAGCTTTTTTTAACTTCTTCTTATTCATTATCTCACACCTTCAAATCAAGCCTGCTTAAAGTATTATCAAATATCAAATAGTCGAACGCAAGAGAAGAATTAGAGGTTTGGTCTATCTTGTATTCAATATCAAGTTTATACCCATTTTCTTTTAGAAGCTCTAAGAGCTTCTGCTGGTTTTCTCTTATCAAATTCAGAGTTGACAGCCTTTCACAAACTATGATTGATTTGAAACTACCTTGGGAAACCTTTTTAACATAAATGCCTATTGTCCCAATGTTCTGGGTTGCCAATTTTAGCATAATGGAATTTGCTTTGAAGTTTGAAACTCCCTTCTTTTTGTTAACAAAAACTGAAATTTCATATTGGTGGTTATTAAGCTCATACTTGAGATTAAGAATATTCATGTAAAAGGTATCAAAATCAAGTGTGGTTTGCTGGTTTTGATTTGAGTTCATCTTCTCCAGCAACTGAAACATCTTTTGTTCTGAAAACTCTTTGTGAGAGTCAGTTATCTTGAAAAGTAAGAATTCCTCTTTCTTATTCAAAGTAATATCTTGATTTTTAACTTCTTCTTTATTTTGAAATCTTTCAAAAATCTCTTTAATCTTCTCCACAAACCTTATAAATTCACTTTTTTCTTTTATAAATTCCTCTTTTGACAAAGGCTTTTTAGAAAAAATCAAGCCCAGAAAAGCAAATAAGTCATTTTCATTATCTATTTTAACATCAAACTTTCCTATATGATCATTTAACATACTTTTAAAAAAATCCTTCATGAAATTCTTCTGAGGAACAAAAATCAATCCTTCCCCTTTTTCGAATACCACTATAAAACTCTCACTTTTGTAGTCAGAAAATTTCAGCTTTTCCAATATCCTATTTTCATTTTGACTTCCCAAAAAAACCTCTTTTCTAAATTCAAAGGTTTTATCAGACAACTTCAAAAAGACATTTTCATCATTTTCAATTTCCAAAGAAGCAACAAACATTTTTTCTTTCTCTGCAAACTCCAAAAACTCAGCTGTAAACCTATCTTTAGGAATAGTAAAAATCTCTTCTTTTGCATTTTGTGCAAGGTCAAACACGTTATTTAACTTTACAGCATCGAAGGTTTTAAATAAAGTCTCTTCATGTAGTTTATTTTCAAAGTAAGATATACTATTAAAATTTTCTTGTCTATAAACAACCTCCTTTATCTTGAATGTAAGCTTGCCATCTTCCCACACAGGATTTGCAAGACGCACCCTGTCACCTGGATTGAAAAAAAATGAGGAGCTATTTTGAGCTAAAATTGTTTTTGAACCTACATTCAGAATAAGTCTATCTCCTTCGACCCCGACAACCTCAGCGTCAAATTCTTTTTCTTGATTGCCAAAAAGGTTAAGTATCTCTTTTATGTTATTTTGTTTTAAGAAGGTTATGAGATTATTTGTATAATTCATACTTTTTCACCTTAAAGAGAAAGAATATTTTTTAAAAACGAAATCCTGTGAATTTCGCATGGACCATATTTTTGCAGAATCTCTATGTGCTCCTTTGTGCCGTATCCTTTGTGTTTTTCAAATTTATAGAGTGGGTACTTTGAAGAAATCTCTACTATAAATCTATCCCTTGAAACCTTTGCTAAGATTGACGCACAGGCAATAGAGTAGGATTTTTTATCACCTTTTATGATAGCCCTTTGATTAAAGCTCAGGTTCGGAATTTTATAACCATCCACTAACACTATGTCGGGCTCAATTTTTAAGTTTTCAATAGCATTTTTCATAGCCAAAAAAGTTGCATTGTTTATGTTTATCTCATCTATGACTTTGCTGTCTACCATCGCAACAGAATACGCTATACTCTCTTTTATTATCTCTTCAAAGAGTTTTTCTCTCTTTTTAGGAGTCAGCTTTTTTGAATCTCTCACACCTTCAATTATCCTTTTTCTGTCCATAACAACTGCTGCAGCAAAAACAGGTCCTGCCAAAGGGCCTCTTCCTGCCTCATCAACTCCACAAATAAATCTGTAACCTTCATTCAAAAGCTTTTCTTCTATTTCAAAATAGTTTTCATCTTCTGACAACCTCATCAAGTGTTATCCTCCCAATCCTTCCTTTTCTCAAATCGTCCAAAAACATTGTTGCTGCTTTAAGAGTATCAATCCTACCCTCTTTGAGTATACATCCTCTCTTCTTTCCTATTTCTGTTAGGTACTCTTCCTCCGAAAGGGTGGAAAAATCGATTAAATACTTGGTATTCAAGAGGTGAGAATACCTTTCTTTTATCATTCCAATTGTTTTCTTTGCAACAAGTTCTTTGTCAAAGAGGTCCTCTTTAATACTACCTATCGCACAAAGCTTTATAGCAACATTGTCATCTTCAAGCTTTGGCACAAGTATTCCAGGGGTGTCGAGCATTTCAAAATAGTCGTTGATTTTTATCCACTGTTTTGCCCTTGTAACACCAGGCCTGTCACCTGTTCTTGCCTTGGCTGAGTTTGTTATCTTGTTTATAAGTGTCGACTTTCCGACATTTGGTATACCAAGTACCCCAAATCTTATAATTTTCTTTCTTCCTTTTTGTTTTGCCTCTTCAATCTTGTCTTTTAATAAATTTTCGGCTATTTTCAATATATTCTTTACGTTTGTACCTTTCAAAGAATCAATGCACACAGCAACCTGGTTATTTTCCTGAAAATACTTTACAAATTCTTGGTTTTTTGTTTCGTCGGCTAAATCTGATTTGTTCAGAACATAGATTTTAGGCTTATCTTTTATTAAGCTTTCTAATTGTTCGTTTCTGGAACTCAAAGGCGCTCTCGCATCAAGTAAAATTAGATACAAATCAATATACTTGTTTAGATCTAAAATTTCTCTTTTTGCCTTTTGCATATGTCCAGGATACCACTGAACGATCAAAGCAAAAATCCTCCTCTTTTTGTTGTAAATATAAAAAAGAGACTAAGCTTTTTTAAGCATTAGTCTCTTCGGTATTGTTATTTTCTTTATCTGGTTGCTGAACAAGTTCCTTAATTTTTGCAGCCTTACCTATCTTTTCTCTGATGTAATAGAGTTTTGCTCTTCTTACTTTACCTCTTCTTATAACTTCAATCTTCTCAAGCCTCGGTGAGTGAAGAGGGAATACTCTTTCAACACCAATACCATATGAAATTCTTCTGACTGTGAAAGTTTCCGAAAGTCCTTTTCCTCTTCTTTTTATGACAAGCCCTTCGAAAGCTTGCACTCTTTCTCTTCCACCTTCAATAACCTTAAAGTAAACTCTTACTGTGTCGCCAGGTTTGAAATCAGGAATATCTTTTCTTAGCATTTCGCTTTCAATCTCTCTAATTATATCCATCTTTCACTTTCCCTCCTTCCAGCAAATAAGGATGTTCTTGCAAACCGTGTTTGCAGAGGACCATGTACTTTACTCACAATAAAAAAGCCCAAAAATGAACATGTGTAATTATAACACAATTTTTTGCGTCTCACAATATTTTATTAAAAATTCTCTGTCTTCGTTGGTTAGCTCAAAATTTTCAAGCAAATCAGGTCTGTTTTTTATTGTTTTCAGTAAACTCTGATACCTTCTCCACTTTCTTATCTTCTCATGGTCTCCACACAAAAGTATCTCAGGAACCTTTTTCCCTCTGAACTCAGCCGGTCTTGTATACTGCGGATATTCCAAAAACCCTGTTGAAAAACTCTCTTCTTGAGCTGACTTTTCTTCAATGACACCCTTTACAAGCCGTGAAACTGAGTCAATCACCACAAGTGCAGCATACTCTCCTCCAGTTAAAACATAGTCTCCTATAGAAATCTCATCTGTCACAATCATGTCAATTACTCTCTGGTCAATTCCTTCATAGTGCCCACATATTATTACAATCTCTTTTTCTTTTGACAGCTGCTCTGCATAGCGCTGAGTGTATGTTTTGCCTTGAGGTGTAAGATAAATAACTCTGTGAGGTTTGGCTGGTTTTATACTCTCATATGCATCAATTATTGGCTGAGCAGTCATAACCATTCCAAACCCGCCGCCGTATGGATAGTCATCTGTCCTCTTGTGCTTGTTCATAGTAAAATCTCGTATATTAATTGCCTCTATCTTTATCAACCCTTTTTGCTGAGCTCTTTTTAATATGCTGTAGTTTGTCGCAGACAAAATTATTTCTGGAAATAAAGTTAGAACTTTGAATACCATTTTCAATCTAACAACCCTTCAACAACCTTTATTTTCATATATCCCTCTTCGATATTAACCTCTTTTACAATCTCTTTCAAGGCAGGAATCAGTATGTCTTTCTTTCCTATATAGCTGTCGCAAATGTAAACATCGTTGCTTCCGGTTTTTAAAACATCCTTTATTCTACCCAGTTTTCTGCCATCTAAATCATACACCTCAAGTCCAATGATATCGCATATAAAATAAGCATCCTTTGGCAGTTTTTTGGCTCTTTCTCTTTCTATAACTATATACTTGTTTTTCAGCTTTTGTGCTTCATCTATGCAGGAAATTTCCTTGAATTTAATAATCACAACATTATCTTTTACTCTATACCTCTCAATTGTGAGCTTTGTTGAAAGGTTGTCTTCCAAAAGAACATATTCAAGCTCAGAAAACCTATCAACTTCATCTGTAAGAGGTATTACCTTCACTTCACCTTTGAGTCCAAAAGTATTTACAATCTTGCCTACCTGGAGGTACTTATACATAGTCTACCTCCTTTTTAAAAAAGAGTTAGGCAAGATACGCCTAACTCTTTTATTGTAAAATCTCAACTATAACTCTCTTGTTGTCTTTGTTTGCTGCAGCTCTGACAACTGTTCTTATAGCTCTTGCTATTCTTCCCTGCTTGCCAATGACCTTTCCCATATCTTCAGGAGCAACTTTAAGCTCAATAATTACTGACTGCTCACCGTGAATTTCGCTTACCTTTACCTGGTCTGGATTGTCAACAAGAGATTTTGCTATGACTTCAACTAAATCTTTTAGCATGACAAGCTACCCCTCCTTTTAAAATGTTTTATTCAATTACTCCAGCTTTTTTAAGCAGAATTTTAACAGTATCTGTTGGCTGAGCACCGTATGATAACCATTTTTTTGCCTTTTCAACATCAACTTTGATGTCAGCAGGATTCTTCAAAGGATTGTAATAGCCAATTTCATCAATTGTTTTTCCATCTCTCGGTGTGCGTGAATCTGCAATAACAATTCTATAAAAAGGATTGTTCTTTGCACCCATTCTCTTGAGTCTTATTCTTACTGCCACTTCAAAATCACCTCCTCTTTTAAATTTTTTGATGTATTACATGAAAGGAAATTTAAATTTTCCTTTCTTGGCAAAGCTGGGATTTGAAAATTGCTTCATCATCCTTTTCATATCCTCAAACTGTCTCAAAAGTCTGTTTACATCCTGAACAGTGGTACCTGACCCCATCGCAATTCTTCTTTTTCTGCTGGAATTAATAATGCTTGGGTCTTGGCGTTCTTCTTTTGTCATGGAATTTATGATTGCTTCTATTTTTTTAAGTTCCTTCTCGCCAGCATCAAAATCCACATCACCTTTTAATTTCACGCCAGGTATCATGGAAATAATCTGAGATAAAGGTCCCATCTTCTTTATTTGCTTTAGCTGGTCTAAAAAGTCTTCAAGAGTAAACTGCATGCTTCTGAGCTTTTTTTCAAGCTCCTCAGCTTTTTTTTGGTCAATAGCTTCCTGAGCTTTCTCTATTAGAGTCAAAATATCTCCCATTCCAAGTATTCGGGAAGCCATCCTGTCGGGATGAAAAGCTTCTAAATCTTCCATCTTCTCGCCAACACCGGCAAACTTTATTGGTTTGCCAGTTATAGCTTTGACAGAAAGAGCAGCTCCGCCTCGTGTATCACCATCAAGCTTTGTCATAATAATTCCATCTATGCCAAGCTGCTCATTGAAAGCTGCAGCAACATTCACAGCATCTTGTCCTGTCATGGCATCTAATACAAGCAAAATTTCTGTCGGCTTTATTGCATTTTTGATTGCAACCAGCTCGTCCATAAGTTCTTGATTTATGTGAAGTCTTCCTGCAGTGTCAACAATGGCAACATCACACCTGCTTGCCTTTGCAAACTCAATGCCTTCCTTTGCTATCTTAACAGCATCTTTGCTGTTGTAATCTGCAAAACATTTCACTCCAACCTTTTGTGCAACAATCTCTAATTGCTTTATTGCAGCAGGTCTGTATATATCACAGGCAACAAGCAAAGGGTTTTTGCCCTGCCTTTTTAAAAGCCCGGCAAGCTTTCCAGCTGTGGTGGTCTTACCAGAGCCCTGAAGCCCCACCAGCATATAGATGGAAAATCCGCTTGGTGAAAATGCAAGTTTTGTGTCGCTTCCACCAAGAAGGTTTACCATCTCATCATATACAATCTTTATTACCTGCTGGGCAGGAGTGAGGCTTTCTAAAACTTCTTCGCCCACAGCCTTTTGTGTCACAGTGTTGATAAAATCTTTTACCACTTTGTAGTTTACATCAGCCTCTAAAAGAGCAAGCTTTACCTCTTTCATTGCCTCTTTGATATCTTTCTCTGTAAGCTTGCCCTTTCCCCTCAGCTTTTTAAATACATCTTGCAGTTTTTCAGAAAGACTACTAAACATCTTCTTGCCACTCCTGAATACTATTTATTATGCTCATAATCTCTTCATCTTTGTATC from Caldicellulosiruptor kronotskyensis 2002 encodes the following:
- a CDS encoding KH domain-containing protein codes for the protein MLKDLVEVIAKSLVDNPDQVKVSEIHGEQSVIIELKVAPEDMGKVIGKQGRIARAIRTVVRAAANKDNKRVIVEILQ
- the ylqF gene encoding ribosome biogenesis GTPase YlqF translates to MIVQWYPGHMQKAKREILDLNKYIDLYLILLDARAPLSSRNEQLESLIKDKPKIYVLNKSDLADETKNQEFVKYFQENNQVAVCIDSLKGTNVKNILKIAENLLKDKIEEAKQKGRKKIIRFGVLGIPNVGKSTLINKITNSAKARTGDRPGVTRAKQWIKINDYFEMLDTPGILVPKLEDDNVAIKLCAIGSIKEDLFDKELVAKKTIGMIKERYSHLLNTKYLIDFSTLSEEEYLTEIGKKRGCILKEGRIDTLKAATMFLDDLRKGRIGRITLDEVVRR
- the rimM gene encoding ribosome maturation factor RimM (Essential for efficient processing of 16S rRNA) — its product is MYKYLQVGKIVNTFGLKGEVKVIPLTDEVDRFSELEYVLLEDNLSTKLTIERYRVKDNVVIIKFKEISCIDEAQKLKNKYIVIERERAKKLPKDAYFICDIIGLEVYDLDGRKLGRIKDVLKTGSNDVYICDSYIGKKDILIPALKEIVKEVNIEEGYMKIKVVEGLLD
- the dpsA gene encoding dipicolinate synthase subunit DpsA; protein product: MEKHIGVIGGDQRILILAESLADKGFDILLWATDKSKVLSSPNINFAKSLDEIIEKSKVLIGPIPFTQDGKHIFAPLSQHSIEIQSLIEKLSGKEIVLIASVIPESVKNLCREKSVKFFDLYEKEELAILNAIPTVEGCLMIAIEKMPITLHSSNILILGYGRIGKVLTKVLRGFEANIYVASRKSSDLTWCKAFGFLPVRLCDIAEYVNKMDLIINTIPAVVVTKGVIDRIRADTLVIDLASKPGGVDFEYAREKGIEVVHALSLPGKVAPVTAAKYISEVLLSLLEEIWG
- the trmD gene encoding tRNA (guanosine(37)-N1)-methyltransferase TrmD, with the protein product MVFKVLTLFPEIILSATNYSILKRAQQKGLIKIEAINIRDFTMNKHKRTDDYPYGGGFGMVMTAQPIIDAYESIKPAKPHRVIYLTPQGKTYTQRYAEQLSKEKEIVIICGHYEGIDQRVIDMIVTDEISIGDYVLTGGEYAALVVIDSVSRLVKGVIEEKSAQEESFSTGFLEYPQYTRPAEFRGKKVPEILLCGDHEKIRKWRRYQSLLKTIKNRPDLLENFELTNEDREFLIKYCETQKIVL
- a CDS encoding ribonuclease HII; translated protein: MRLSEDENYFEIEEKLLNEGYRFICGVDEAGRGPLAGPVFAAAVVMDRKRIIEGVRDSKKLTPKKREKLFEEIIKESIAYSVAMVDSKVIDEININNATFLAMKNAIENLKIEPDIVLVDGYKIPNLSFNQRAIIKGDKKSYSIACASILAKVSRDRFIVEISSKYPLYKFEKHKGYGTKEHIEILQKYGPCEIHRISFLKNILSL
- the ffh gene encoding signal recognition particle protein, yielding MFSSLSEKLQDVFKKLRGKGKLTEKDIKEAMKEVKLALLEADVNYKVVKDFINTVTQKAVGEEVLESLTPAQQVIKIVYDEMVNLLGGSDTKLAFSPSGFSIYMLVGLQGSGKTTTAGKLAGLLKRQGKNPLLVACDIYRPAAIKQLEIVAQKVGVKCFADYNSKDAVKIAKEGIEFAKASRCDVAIVDTAGRLHINQELMDELVAIKNAIKPTEILLVLDAMTGQDAVNVAAAFNEQLGIDGIIMTKLDGDTRGGAALSVKAITGKPIKFAGVGEKMEDLEAFHPDRMASRILGMGDILTLIEKAQEAIDQKKAEELEKKLRSMQFTLEDFLDQLKQIKKMGPLSQIISMIPGVKLKGDVDFDAGEKELKKIEAIINSMTKEERQDPSIINSSRKRRIAMGSGTTVQDVNRLLRQFEDMKRMMKQFSNPSFAKKGKFKFPFM
- the rplS gene encoding 50S ribosomal protein L19 yields the protein MDIIREIESEMLRKDIPDFKPGDTVRVYFKVIEGGRERVQAFEGLVIKRRGKGLSETFTVRRISYGIGVERVFPLHSPRLEKIEVIRRGKVRRAKLYYIREKIGKAAKIKELVQQPDKENNNTEETNA
- a CDS encoding EscU/YscU/HrcU family type III secretion system export apparatus switch protein, which produces MNKKKLKKAVAIKYDLEDIAPKIIAKGKGYVAERIIEKAKQEDIPVYEDQKVAEKLFNLELQEYIPEDLYEVIAQILVFIGYLDKISKNGAK
- a CDS encoding dipicolinate synthase subunit B; its protein translation is MDLNNLKIGFAITGSFCTFDQIIPVIEELKKQGAIITPIFSEKVQTTDTRYGKAEEFVKRIVSICGNPPITNIVEAEPVGPKKLFDVMVVAPATGNFIAKFANGIVDETPVMCAKAHLRNQRPVVVAISTNDALGLNCKNIATLLNTKNIYFVPFRQDDPLAKPNSLVAEYTLLIPTIIEALSGRQIQPLLLCPGAKK
- the rpsP gene encoding 30S ribosomal protein S16, translating into MAVRIRLKRMGAKNNPFYRIVIADSRTPRDGKTIDEIGYYNPLKNPADIKVDVEKAKKWLSYGAQPTDTVKILLKKAGVIE
- a CDS encoding YraN family protein → MNLKQVGRFGEDLAVDFLKKQGYEILRTNFRCRLGEIDIIAKEGKTIVFVEVKTRKSLKFGLPSESVNFKKQLHIKKVAEYFIAYHLSQDKYLYRFDVVEIFIDGKNNVTKINLIKDAF